One genomic segment of Chitinibacter sp. FCG-7 includes these proteins:
- a CDS encoding 2OG-Fe(II) oxygenase: MSEAVYTSICDALAEQGWIIVPDFLDAQTVSELHQLAQQRREAFHRAGVGREAAHQVRNDIRGDSVLWIEDHDEAMQQANARMAQLQQHLNRELFLGLAELEWHFAHYPVGAFYQRHLDQHRAQDTRVVTVVQYLNPDWHTDDGGQLRLYLNDGEQLDVTPYGGTLAVFMSDRFEHEVLPARRDRYSLTGWYRRRAL; encoded by the coding sequence ATGAGTGAAGCGGTATACACCTCGATCTGCGATGCGCTGGCCGAGCAGGGCTGGATCATTGTGCCCGATTTTCTTGATGCCCAAACGGTGAGCGAGCTGCATCAGCTGGCGCAGCAAAGACGTGAGGCTTTTCACCGCGCTGGCGTTGGCCGCGAGGCAGCGCATCAGGTGCGCAATGATATTCGCGGCGATTCGGTGCTGTGGATTGAAGATCACGATGAAGCCATGCAGCAAGCCAATGCACGCATGGCCCAATTGCAGCAGCACCTCAATCGCGAGCTGTTTCTGGGCCTGGCCGAGCTGGAATGGCATTTTGCCCACTATCCGGTGGGCGCGTTTTACCAGCGTCATCTGGATCAGCACCGCGCGCAGGACACACGCGTGGTGACCGTGGTGCAATACCTCAATCCGGATTGGCACACCGACGATGGCGGCCAGCTGCGGCTGTACCTGAATGACGGCGAGCAGCTGGACGTCACCCCCTACGGCGGCACGCTGGCGGTGTTTATGTCGGATCGGTTCGAGCATGAAGTGCTACCAGCTCGGCGTGATCGCTATTCACTCACCGGCTGGTATCGCCGCCGCGCACTCTAA
- a CDS encoding EamA family transporter, whose protein sequence is MRALLNPHLLLTALAPLIWGSSYIVTSQLLPPDRPFTAALIRVLPAGLILLALQWQRPAAGQWSKVLLLSLLNISLFQSLLFIAAYQLPGGLAAVIGAIQPLLILALIWMLEKIKPAFWLVCACLMGVLGMSALLLAPDSSWSISGVLAALAGAACMATGTYLTRRWALPLPVLALTGWQLLLGGVLLLPAMLWLDAPLPALRPSQLLAYAYLCIFGALIAYVLWFRGMRSLSAVAVSALGLLSPLSAVVLGWWLLGEAMSPLSLAGLLIVFASVMAVQWFARPVPSSLQEK, encoded by the coding sequence ATGCGCGCTTTGTTAAACCCTCATTTACTGCTCACCGCGCTGGCTCCGCTGATCTGGGGTTCCAGCTATATCGTGACTTCCCAGCTCTTGCCGCCCGATCGGCCGTTTACGGCGGCGCTAATCCGTGTGTTGCCCGCCGGGCTGATTTTGCTGGCGCTGCAATGGCAGCGCCCAGCTGCAGGTCAGTGGAGCAAGGTATTGCTGCTGTCGCTGCTGAATATCAGCCTGTTTCAATCGCTGCTGTTTATTGCGGCTTATCAGCTGCCCGGCGGTCTAGCGGCGGTGATCGGCGCGATTCAGCCTTTGCTGATTCTGGCGCTGATCTGGATGTTGGAAAAAATCAAACCTGCATTCTGGCTGGTGTGCGCCTGCCTGATGGGCGTGCTGGGCATGAGCGCTTTGCTACTGGCTCCCGATAGCAGCTGGAGCATATCCGGTGTACTGGCGGCATTGGCAGGAGCGGCGTGTATGGCGACGGGTACCTATTTAACCCGGCGCTGGGCTTTGCCTCTGCCGGTGCTGGCGCTCACGGGGTGGCAGCTCTTACTGGGCGGGGTGCTGCTCTTGCCGGCCATGCTGTGGCTGGATGCGCCACTGCCAGCTTTAAGGCCCAGCCAGCTGCTGGCTTATGCCTACCTATGTATTTTTGGCGCGTTGATTGCCTATGTGCTGTGGTTTCGCGGCATGCGCTCGCTATCGGCTGTGGCGGTGTCTGCGCTGGGTCTGCTTAGCCCGCTGTCGGCAGTGGTGTTGGGCTGGTGGCTGCTGGGCGAGGCAATGAGCCCGCTGTCGCTCGCCGGTTTGTTGATTGTTTTTGCCAGTGTCATGGCGGTGCAGTGGTTTGCGCGGCCCGTTCCTTCATCCCTTCAGGAGAAATAA
- a CDS encoding carbohydrate binding domain-containing protein, with amino-acid sequence MLRTVLLAASLSLAASASHAQAAQSSVDQFFVNESFETGTALPNDWSFMAWQPNISKATLEAAAAADGKQVLHLSSSKPNHVRVNKTIAVEPNQTYLFQAKVKARGANADKLAAVIGVEGVYDVSETVRTDADWQLRQVYIKSNDAQELQLLLGLGHFGNENQGEAWFDAVSLEKVTEIPAGAKVLEMPRSQAKTENVTAALSPAAQGKAAPWLMLVGSTLVLSVIGMGLAMLLMRRNVVVKDGAKDAA; translated from the coding sequence ATGTTACGTACAGTTTTACTGGCAGCCAGTCTTAGCTTGGCCGCGTCAGCTTCTCACGCCCAAGCGGCGCAATCATCAGTTGATCAGTTCTTCGTCAATGAATCATTTGAAACTGGCACGGCGCTGCCGAATGACTGGAGCTTCATGGCCTGGCAGCCCAATATTTCCAAAGCCACGCTGGAAGCGGCCGCCGCTGCCGATGGCAAGCAGGTGCTGCATTTAAGCAGCAGCAAGCCCAACCATGTGCGGGTGAATAAAACCATCGCCGTTGAGCCCAATCAGACATATTTATTTCAGGCCAAAGTCAAAGCGCGCGGCGCAAATGCTGACAAACTCGCAGCCGTGATCGGTGTTGAAGGCGTCTACGATGTGAGCGAAACGGTGCGTACCGATGCCGACTGGCAGCTGCGTCAGGTGTATATCAAATCGAACGATGCGCAGGAACTCCAGCTCTTGCTCGGGCTGGGGCATTTTGGCAATGAAAATCAGGGCGAGGCGTGGTTTGATGCGGTGAGTCTGGAGAAGGTTACCGAGATTCCGGCCGGTGCCAAAGTGCTCGAAATGCCGCGCTCGCAAGCCAAAACCGAGAATGTAACTGCCGCACTCAGCCCCGCCGCGCAAGGCAAAGCCGCGCCGTGGCTGATGCTGGTGGGATCGACGCTGGTGCTGTCGGTGATCGGCATGGGTTTGGCTATGCTGCTGATGCGCCGGAATGTCGTCGTCAAAGATGGCGCGAAGGATGCCGCATGA
- a CDS encoding nitroreductase family protein, whose translation MSYFIPHPNPHPIHQLIEARRSINHFDPQCQLDDQQIEMLVDLATRSPSAFNLQNWQFIAVRSQPHKQRLQQLSFGQQKVADAAVTFIVCGVRNGYQALASVLAGSVEQGAIPAALADSWVAIASATQHEQPQAQRDEAIRSASLAAMTLMLAAEGMGLGSCPMTGFDHDALIEEFALGDELIPVMLVTVGRPLASNWAQKPRKPLQQVLTVV comes from the coding sequence ATGTCATATTTCATCCCACATCCCAACCCACATCCTATCCATCAACTGATCGAGGCGCGCCGTTCGATCAATCATTTTGACCCGCAGTGCCAGCTGGACGATCAGCAGATTGAAATGCTGGTCGATCTGGCTACACGCTCGCCCAGCGCGTTTAATTTGCAAAACTGGCAATTTATCGCCGTGCGCAGCCAGCCGCACAAGCAGCGCTTGCAGCAACTGAGTTTTGGCCAGCAAAAAGTGGCCGACGCAGCGGTGACATTTATTGTGTGCGGGGTGCGCAATGGGTATCAGGCGCTGGCCAGCGTGCTGGCAGGCTCGGTGGAGCAGGGGGCTATTCCGGCTGCACTGGCCGATAGCTGGGTGGCCATAGCCAGCGCCACCCAGCACGAGCAGCCGCAAGCGCAGCGCGACGAGGCCATCCGTTCGGCATCCTTAGCCGCAATGACGCTAATGCTGGCCGCCGAAGGCATGGGGCTGGGCAGCTGCCCGATGACAGGATTTGATCACGACGCGCTGATTGAGGAATTTGCACTTGGCGACGAGCTGATTCCGGTCATGCTGGTCACCGTCGGCCGCCCGCTGGCGAGCAACTGGGCGCAAAAGCCCCGCAAGCCGCTACAGCAGGTGTTGACTGTGGTTTGA
- a CDS encoding site-specific recombinase, which translates to MEQLLREMQNSKTDQDSLGKLTALVNALRPARADDQVTAVNNIRALCYLLEQNPEYRASLRREFFSLLDNTRQVNLYTETGILLNESMMTAVKRRIGAKLLPPTINEEHFSDLLGVIFHKPNDYLWLDALPQEVWYEIGQALHMHELQENEVPPHIRLQQLEAIQVLSCRISAIGLEPEIIRNHPDVERFESPFVRLNAEVLNYIEQYRHDLTARRAPDEDHSHLLVLLEQCEAIMGKVWKYASKNGASVSLTYHLLRLKQHIDRMKLLFELVDPKGEQADALIRLFKALVTAENRKNSVRDVFSENTELLALQITEHASHTGEHYTSESRREWLDMFRSAAGAGVVVGFMALIKILISKAHLPLLLEAFAFSLNYAIGFMLIHIMHCTIATKQPAMTAARIAAALPAPGSKEGYGTLVELIVKVVRTQFIAILGNVLLAMPVALAIAWLWWDSLGSHVVGPEKAAHLMHDLMPISGMGVPHAAIAGVCLFMAGLISGYYDNKALYNKIPQRIAALPLLRKTIGDYRSQRLAQYIEHNLGALAGNFYFGFMLGCIGTVGILLGLPIDIRHITFSAANFSFVLAANDFYLPMWSVIWGLLGVALIGTTNLVTSFVLALWVALRSRKRRLGELQPVLGLLWKRFWQRPVDFFIAPKQVDKVNE; encoded by the coding sequence ATGGAACAACTGCTGCGCGAGATGCAAAACAGCAAGACCGATCAGGATTCACTGGGCAAACTCACTGCGCTGGTCAATGCACTGCGCCCAGCTAGGGCGGATGATCAGGTGACGGCGGTGAATAATATTCGCGCGCTGTGTTATCTGCTGGAACAAAATCCTGAATACCGGGCTTCTTTGCGTCGTGAGTTTTTCTCGCTACTCGACAATACCCGGCAGGTAAATCTGTATACCGAGACGGGCATCTTGCTCAACGAGAGCATGATGACGGCGGTGAAGCGCCGCATTGGTGCCAAGCTGTTGCCTCCCACCATCAATGAAGAGCATTTCAGTGATTTACTGGGGGTAATCTTCCACAAGCCAAATGATTACTTGTGGCTGGACGCACTCCCCCAGGAGGTATGGTATGAAATCGGCCAGGCACTACATATGCACGAGCTGCAGGAAAACGAAGTTCCGCCGCATATCCGCCTGCAGCAGCTGGAAGCCATCCAGGTTTTGTCGTGCCGGATTTCGGCCATTGGCCTGGAGCCGGAAATCATCCGCAATCACCCGGATGTTGAGCGCTTCGAGTCGCCCTTTGTGCGCCTGAATGCCGAAGTGCTCAATTACATCGAGCAATACCGCCACGATCTCACCGCGCGCCGAGCGCCGGACGAAGACCACAGCCATTTACTGGTATTGCTGGAACAGTGCGAAGCGATCATGGGCAAGGTGTGGAAATACGCGTCCAAAAACGGCGCATCGGTCAGCCTGACTTATCATTTATTGCGCTTAAAGCAGCATATCGACCGCATGAAGCTGCTATTCGAGCTGGTCGACCCCAAAGGCGAGCAGGCCGACGCGCTGATTCGCCTGTTCAAGGCACTGGTCACGGCAGAAAACCGCAAAAACAGCGTGCGCGATGTATTTAGCGAAAATACCGAGCTGCTGGCGCTGCAGATTACCGAACACGCCAGCCATACCGGCGAGCACTACACCAGCGAATCGCGCCGCGAATGGCTGGATATGTTCCGCTCAGCCGCTGGTGCCGGGGTGGTGGTCGGCTTTATGGCGCTGATTAAAATCCTGATCAGCAAGGCGCATCTGCCGCTGCTGCTCGAAGCATTTGCCTTCAGCCTGAATTACGCCATCGGCTTTATGCTGATTCACATCATGCATTGCACCATTGCCACCAAGCAGCCCGCAATGACTGCTGCCCGCATTGCCGCCGCCCTGCCCGCACCGGGTAGCAAGGAAGGCTATGGCACGCTGGTCGAGCTGATCGTCAAAGTGGTACGCACGCAGTTTATTGCCATTCTGGGCAATGTGTTGCTGGCCATGCCGGTGGCGCTGGCGATTGCCTGGCTGTGGTGGGATAGCCTGGGCAGCCATGTGGTCGGCCCCGAAAAAGCTGCGCATCTGATGCATGATCTGATGCCGATTTCCGGCATGGGCGTGCCGCATGCGGCGATTGCCGGTGTCTGCCTGTTTATGGCCGGGCTGATTTCGGGCTACTACGACAATAAGGCGCTGTATAACAAGATTCCGCAGCGCATTGCCGCCCTGCCACTACTGCGCAAAACCATTGGCGATTATCGTAGCCAGCGGCTGGCACAGTATATCGAGCACAATCTGGGCGCGCTGGCGGGGAATTTCTATTTCGGCTTTATGCTCGGCTGCATTGGCACGGTAGGGATTTTGCTAGGCCTGCCGATTGATATTCGCCACATTACTTTCTCGGCGGCCAATTTCTCCTTTGTGCTGGCGGCCAATGATTTTTACCTGCCGATGTGGAGTGTGATCTGGGGCTTGCTCGGCGTGGCGCTGATCGGTACCACCAATCTGGTCACCAGCTTTGTACTGGCCCTGTGGGTGGCGCTGCGCTCGCGCAAACGCCGCCTGGGTGAATTGCAACCCGTACTCGGCCTGCTGTGGAAACGGTTCTGGCAGCGTCCGGTCGATTTTTTTATTGCGCCCAAACAGGTAGACAAAGTCAATGAGTGA
- a CDS encoding acyltransferase family protein, with the protein MMSAPTLENPHAPTSAAQHIAIVDGLRGLAILLVVLFHYWQITWWVIPLPFTEGRINFEMIQYAGALGVELFFFLSAFCLAYPHAKVMLGKGSLPSITHYTYRRAIKILPSYWLAMLLLLVLLPEMYPTSAQRGYWTDILMHLGFVHNLFPDTHGSINGVFWSLGVEVQFYVIFPLLAWGFRRKPWLVFALMCAVALIYRHWTRTLPVGEFINLNNQLPGFLDLFGGGMLTAYLLVWVREQGTSVLSAVKSGMGVIVALALLTMLLLFNDLYQVRFEPDSYPIWQSQHRLFFCFVLIAFTVAATYAHAVCRTILANRALTFLSLISYNLYIWHQVIARVIKEHGWWTAATPTPTDDPTWRWTMFFIAFIASIIVASLITYCFERPLLQYGVKGCWIRLKDKMAGYMAEDRSSIELKGNT; encoded by the coding sequence ATGATGAGCGCGCCAACCTTAGAAAACCCGCACGCGCCAACGAGCGCGGCGCAGCATATCGCGATTGTTGATGGCTTGCGCGGCTTGGCGATTTTGCTGGTGGTGCTGTTTCACTACTGGCAAATCACCTGGTGGGTGATTCCGCTGCCGTTCACCGAAGGGCGGATCAATTTCGAGATGATCCAGTACGCTGGCGCACTGGGTGTTGAATTGTTTTTCTTTCTCAGTGCATTCTGTCTGGCGTATCCGCACGCCAAAGTGATGCTGGGCAAGGGCAGTTTGCCGAGCATTACCCACTACACCTATCGGCGCGCGATTAAGATTTTGCCCTCGTACTGGCTGGCGATGCTTTTGCTGCTGGTGCTGCTGCCCGAGATGTACCCCACCAGCGCGCAGCGTGGCTATTGGACCGATATTTTGATGCACCTGGGCTTTGTGCATAATCTGTTCCCCGACACGCACGGCAGCATTAATGGCGTGTTCTGGTCGCTGGGCGTCGAGGTGCAGTTTTATGTGATCTTCCCGCTACTCGCATGGGGCTTTCGCCGTAAACCGTGGCTGGTGTTCGCGCTGATGTGCGCCGTGGCGCTGATTTATCGCCACTGGACGCGCACCTTGCCGGTGGGTGAGTTTATTAATCTGAATAATCAGCTGCCGGGCTTTCTTGATCTATTTGGCGGCGGCATGCTGACGGCATATTTGCTGGTTTGGGTGCGAGAACAAGGTACGAGTGTGCTTAGCGCAGTGAAATCAGGCATGGGTGTGATCGTTGCGCTCGCGCTGCTGACGATGCTGCTGCTGTTCAATGATCTATATCAGGTGCGTTTCGAACCCGATTCTTATCCGATCTGGCAATCGCAACATCGGCTGTTTTTTTGCTTTGTACTGATCGCGTTCACCGTCGCGGCCACGTACGCGCACGCGGTTTGCCGCACCATCCTCGCCAATCGCGCGCTGACCTTTTTATCGCTGATTTCGTACAACCTGTATATCTGGCACCAAGTTATCGCCCGCGTGATCAAAGAACACGGCTGGTGGACCGCCGCCACGCCTACGCCAACTGACGATCCTACCTGGCGCTGGACGATGTTTTTCATCGCTTTCATCGCCTCCATCATCGTCGCCAGCTTGATTACCTACTGCTTCGAGCGGCCATTGCTGCAATATGGCGTGAAAGGCTGCTGGATCAGGCTGAAAGACAAAATGGCAGGGTATATGGCTGAAGATCGCTCCAGTATTGAGCTAAAAGGCAATACATAG